In the genome of Bryobacteraceae bacterium, one region contains:
- a CDS encoding competence/damage-inducible protein A, with protein MNAEIVAVGSELLTAGKVDTNSLWLTAELNAIGVEVVSKCVIGDDRGRLTVAIAGSVARSPIVIVTGGLGPTEDDVTRDAVAAALGRTLEFRQEICDWIAARFASFGRAMAENNKRQAYVIGGFEALDNPNGTAPGLWCNLDASRAVALLPGPPRELKPMFTALCLPRLRAMLPPMHIAVKHYRVTGIGESDLDQMIAPAYTPYTNPVTTVLAAPGDIQVYLRARCDTEAEAQGLVDELGAKVETILGDRIYSNDGRTLETVLGDLLRARAATVSVAESCTGGLLGGRITAVAGSSDYFAGGFLTYSNEMKQSLLGVPAETLARHTAVSTETAEAMAAGARQRTASTFALSITGYAGPDGGTEADPVGTVYIGLASPDGVESRRVRLFGDRQRIRQMAANAALDLLRRRLL; from the coding sequence CGTCGCGGTAGGCTCCGAACTGCTCACCGCCGGCAAGGTCGATACCAACTCGCTCTGGCTCACCGCGGAATTGAACGCCATCGGTGTCGAAGTCGTCTCCAAGTGCGTCATCGGCGACGATCGCGGACGCCTCACCGTGGCCATCGCCGGCTCGGTGGCCCGCTCTCCGATCGTCATCGTCACCGGCGGCCTCGGCCCCACCGAAGACGACGTTACTCGCGATGCCGTCGCCGCCGCCCTGGGCCGCACGCTGGAGTTCCGTCAGGAAATCTGCGATTGGATCGCCGCCCGTTTCGCCAGCTTCGGCCGCGCCATGGCCGAGAACAATAAGCGCCAGGCCTACGTGATCGGCGGCTTCGAGGCGCTCGACAATCCCAACGGCACCGCGCCCGGATTGTGGTGCAATCTCGATGCTTCCCGAGCCGTGGCGCTGCTGCCCGGCCCGCCGCGGGAATTGAAGCCGATGTTCACGGCCCTGTGCCTACCGCGCCTCCGCGCCATGCTGCCCCCGATGCACATCGCCGTGAAGCATTACCGCGTCACCGGAATCGGCGAGAGCGACCTCGATCAGATGATCGCGCCGGCCTATACGCCCTACACGAATCCCGTCACAACCGTGCTCGCCGCGCCCGGCGACATCCAGGTCTACCTGCGCGCCCGGTGCGACACCGAAGCGGAGGCGCAAGGCCTCGTCGACGAGCTTGGCGCGAAGGTAGAAACGATCCTTGGCGATCGAATCTACTCGAACGACGGCCGCACGCTCGAAACCGTCCTCGGGGATCTGCTCCGTGCCCGCGCCGCAACCGTCAGCGTGGCCGAGAGCTGCACCGGCGGTCTGCTCGGCGGCCGGATCACCGCCGTCGCCGGCAGCTCCGATTACTTCGCCGGCGGGTTCCTCACCTACTCCAACGAGATGAAACAATCGCTGCTCGGAGTCCCGGCGGAAACACTCGCCCGGCACACCGCCGTCAGCACCGAGACCGCCGAGGCGATGGCCGCCGGCGCCCGCCAACGCACCGCGTCCACCTTCGCGCTTTCCATTACCGGTTACGCTGGCCCCGATGGGGGCACGGAAGCGGATCCGGTGGGCACGGTCTACATCGGCCTGGCTTCACCCGATGGCGTCGAATCCAGGCGCGTGCGCCTCTTCGGAGACCGGCAGCGCATTCGCCAGATGGCTGCCAACGCCGCGCTCGATCTCCTCCGCCGCCGGCTCCTCTAA